The Sorangiineae bacterium MSr11367 genome window below encodes:
- a CDS encoding AraC family transcriptional regulator gives MLQSGQVLSRFGQARVLVPMHSHREALLIVSLRGNATIGTGDQDWELPPRSMLWVAGHTPHRVHTTADHHSLILSFPPELVARATGWVDASGFVRDLVERVGKAPDSERRDRLTAVLLDELAEPVPVNARLQRVTELVTQHPATSAAELAREVGLSERTFRRWFRADVGTSFTRWHQQHIVERAIQQLHRGDSVKCVAADLGYTSASAFIAMFKRLTNASPQRYLSSR, from the coding sequence ATGTTGCAATCCGGCCAAGTGCTATCGCGATTCGGCCAGGCGCGCGTGCTGGTGCCGATGCACAGCCATCGCGAAGCGCTGCTCATCGTCAGCCTGCGCGGCAACGCGACGATCGGCACGGGCGATCAGGACTGGGAGCTCCCACCGCGATCGATGTTGTGGGTCGCCGGCCACACACCGCACCGCGTGCACACCACGGCCGATCATCACTCGCTCATCTTGTCCTTCCCGCCCGAGCTCGTCGCGCGTGCCACGGGATGGGTCGACGCCTCCGGGTTCGTGCGCGACCTCGTCGAGCGCGTCGGCAAAGCGCCGGATTCGGAGCGCCGCGATCGCCTCACGGCCGTCCTCCTCGACGAGCTTGCCGAGCCGGTTCCGGTCAACGCGCGGCTGCAACGCGTGACCGAGCTCGTCACGCAGCATCCGGCGACGAGTGCGGCCGAGCTCGCACGCGAGGTCGGCCTGTCCGAGCGCACGTTCCGTCGCTGGTTCCGCGCCGACGTCGGCACGAGCTTCACGCGCTGGCACCAGCAACACATCGTCGAGCGCGCGATCCAGCAACTCCACCGCGGCGACAGCGTGAAGTGCGTCGCAGCCGACCTCGGCTACACGAGCGCGAGCGCGTTCATCGCCATGTTCAAGCGACTCACCAACGCCTCGCCGCAGCGATATCTATCTTCCCGATAG
- a CDS encoding FAD-dependent monooxygenase, with translation MVYDVIIAGAGPVGLFLACELRLAKVSVLVLEKSEDPHSPLKQLPFGMRGLWGPSIEAFYRRGLLERMAPPPRAEGAPGQPRPGSIGSGAPLRGPAGHFAGIQFDYRNIDSSRWTYRLPGPADTQFGSEMEQLERVLSAHALSLGVEIQRGHGVEGFEHSSDDVTVRAGGQRFHARFLVGCDGARSTVRKQAGFEFVGTEPEFTGYSIQVDIADPSILPLGRHYTPTGMYTQWQPGFIGMADFDGGAFHRTEPMTREHVQAVLRRVSCTDVTLDALHVASTWTDRAHQATTYRKGRVLLAGDSAHIHSPLGGQGLNLGFGDALNLGWKLAATIRGEAPDGLLDSYTTERHPIGARVLDWSRAQVSLMRPSQHSRALEAIVRDLIETRDGATYFAERVWGATLRYDLGEDHPLVGRSCPDFELEDGTRLGTLLRDGTGLLLDFGHEASLQALDGLWGDRVRYVAHDAKDRLGLRALLVRPDGFVAWASDTIPRPEEVTRAASRWFGTRDH, from the coding sequence TTGGTCTACGACGTCATCATCGCAGGGGCCGGCCCCGTCGGCTTGTTCCTAGCTTGTGAGCTGCGGCTCGCGAAAGTCTCCGTGTTGGTACTCGAGAAATCCGAGGACCCGCACTCACCCCTGAAGCAGCTCCCGTTTGGAATGCGCGGACTCTGGGGCCCAAGCATCGAAGCATTCTACCGGCGCGGGCTGCTGGAACGAATGGCCCCGCCACCTCGTGCCGAGGGTGCGCCCGGCCAGCCGCGACCTGGATCGATTGGTTCGGGAGCCCCGCTCCGCGGGCCGGCGGGCCACTTCGCGGGCATTCAGTTCGATTACCGCAACATCGATTCGTCGCGGTGGACCTACCGATTACCGGGCCCGGCCGACACCCAATTTGGCAGCGAGATGGAGCAACTCGAGCGCGTCCTCTCCGCCCACGCACTGTCCCTCGGCGTCGAGATCCAGCGCGGCCACGGTGTCGAAGGCTTCGAGCATTCGAGCGATGACGTCACCGTCCGCGCCGGCGGGCAACGCTTTCACGCGCGCTTTCTCGTGGGTTGCGACGGCGCCCGCAGCACGGTGCGCAAGCAAGCGGGCTTCGAGTTCGTCGGTACCGAGCCGGAATTCACCGGATATTCGATTCAAGTCGATATCGCCGACCCCTCGATACTCCCTCTGGGCCGTCATTACACGCCGACCGGTATGTACACGCAGTGGCAGCCAGGCTTCATCGGGATGGCCGACTTCGACGGTGGCGCATTCCACCGCACCGAACCGATGACGCGCGAACACGTGCAAGCGGTCTTGCGGCGCGTGTCCTGCACGGACGTGACCCTCGACGCGTTGCACGTCGCGTCGACATGGACCGATCGCGCGCATCAAGCAACGACGTACCGAAAAGGACGCGTGCTGCTGGCGGGCGACTCCGCGCACATTCATTCACCGCTCGGCGGACAAGGTTTGAACCTCGGATTCGGGGACGCCCTGAACCTTGGCTGGAAGCTTGCTGCAACCATCCGCGGCGAGGCCCCCGATGGCTTGCTCGACAGCTACACCACGGAGCGGCATCCGATCGGGGCGCGCGTCCTCGATTGGTCGCGGGCCCAGGTCTCGTTGATGCGACCTAGCCAGCATTCCCGCGCGCTCGAAGCCATCGTCCGCGATCTCATCGAGACGCGCGACGGCGCGACCTACTTCGCAGAACGCGTTTGGGGCGCTACCCTCCGCTACGACCTTGGCGAGGACCACCCCTTGGTGGGCCGCAGCTGCCCGGACTTCGAGCTCGAAGACGGCACGAGGCTCGGCACACTGCTCCGAGATGGCACCGGTCTGCTGTTGGACTTCGGCCACGAGGCGTCGCTCCAAGCGCTCGACGGCCTTTGGGGCGACCGTGTCCGGTACGTGGCCCATGACGCCAAGGACCGCCTTGGCCTCCGTGCGCTGCTCGTGCGTCCCGATGGATTCGTCGCCTGGGCGAGCGACACGATCCCCCGTCCCGAGGAGGTCACCCGCGCGGCGTCGAGATGGTTCGGGACGCGCGATCATTAG
- a CDS encoding class I SAM-dependent methyltransferase, whose translation MALSLPNVLDPLRRAYGWFLWEFLKDHPREQQWVLFALRKNYPIFLDYRVDSKPRYGFGKPPHAALQQMLARHDDDYQRWLSRFAEFEKNFREIPRVAPESSTEPRWLNAMLPALDGVSIYGFLAATNPKQYFEVGSGNSTKFAARAIRDHGLQTTITSIDPMPRAEIDGLCNHIVRKPLEDSDLSVFDALGPGDVLFVDNSHRAFMNSDVTVVFLEVLPRLKPGVILGIHDIELPYDYNPNISERYYSEQYLLAAYLLAGGPHVKPILPAMYASKTPSLHGILSGVWNAPELHGLETHGTSFWLEIQAPA comes from the coding sequence ATGGCTCTTTCCCTACCGAACGTTCTGGACCCCCTCCGTCGTGCCTATGGGTGGTTTCTTTGGGAGTTTCTGAAAGACCATCCCCGAGAGCAGCAGTGGGTGCTCTTCGCATTGCGAAAGAACTACCCGATTTTCTTGGACTATCGCGTGGATTCCAAACCACGGTACGGCTTTGGTAAGCCGCCGCACGCTGCGCTTCAACAGATGCTCGCGCGCCACGACGATGACTATCAGCGATGGCTTTCTCGCTTCGCCGAGTTCGAGAAGAACTTTCGCGAAATCCCGAGGGTCGCGCCCGAGTCGTCGACCGAGCCTCGATGGTTGAATGCGATGCTTCCGGCGCTCGACGGCGTTTCGATCTATGGCTTTCTCGCGGCGACGAATCCGAAGCAATACTTCGAAGTCGGCTCGGGCAACTCGACCAAGTTTGCGGCCCGCGCCATTCGCGACCATGGCCTGCAAACCACCATTACATCGATCGACCCGATGCCTCGCGCGGAGATCGACGGGCTCTGCAACCACATCGTACGCAAGCCGCTCGAAGACTCAGATCTCTCGGTTTTCGACGCCCTCGGCCCCGGCGACGTGCTCTTCGTCGACAATTCCCATCGCGCGTTCATGAACTCGGATGTGACCGTCGTCTTTCTCGAGGTGCTTCCCAGGCTGAAGCCGGGTGTGATTCTGGGTATTCACGATATCGAATTACCCTACGACTACAACCCGAACATCTCCGAACGGTACTATTCCGAACAGTACCTTCTCGCGGCCTACCTCCTCGCGGGCGGCCCCCACGTGAAGCCCATCCTGCCCGCGATGTACGCCTCCAAGACCCCGAGCCTGCACGGCATTTTGTCGGGCGTGTGGAACGCGCCCGAACTGCATGGCCTCGAGACCCACGGCACCAGTTTCTGGCTGGAGATCCAAGCCCCGGCGTGA
- a CDS encoding HAMP domain-containing histidine kinase, with protein sequence MLRTLRGGTLFERLFVYGVLVVFASFLSAFLIATKTFFSVGETMASMAARVVPELCATGSAPPGKFDGPSAALYRDDGTLRAALGEQIPPPLPRGDIAQLHILGYHPAGVHMAFLCRETAGEYVLIAPPPFPWRHAGTLFLAVCIVVALGSSLPFARSIAKPIEQIVVVAGSFGRGDLSARANGTFCGEVGDLARAFNDMALRIEQLICAEKELLANVSHELRTPLARIRVVLETAQEAPARAQELLHEIGRDLAELEELVENVMASARMDVASTEMSSARLPLRLERRDLCAIAHESARRFRRMHPHRQLELESSREPAWVRADATLMRRVFDNILENACKYSDVGSPILMRLHTDAGAVRAEVMDSGIGIDAEDLPLVFNAFFRSDRSRNRETGGAGLGLCLAKRIVDAHGGSIGIDSVPGRGTTVRILLKPTDDVSAFA encoded by the coding sequence GTGCTGAGGACTCTGCGGGGCGGGACCCTCTTCGAGCGGCTCTTCGTTTACGGCGTTTTGGTGGTCTTCGCGAGCTTCTTGAGCGCATTCCTCATCGCCACGAAGACGTTTTTCAGCGTCGGGGAGACCATGGCCAGCATGGCCGCGCGGGTGGTCCCCGAATTGTGCGCCACGGGGAGCGCACCGCCGGGCAAGTTCGATGGGCCTTCGGCAGCGCTCTATCGCGATGATGGCACGCTGAGGGCGGCGCTCGGCGAGCAGATCCCCCCGCCGCTGCCGCGCGGAGACATCGCGCAATTGCACATTCTGGGTTACCACCCCGCGGGGGTCCATATGGCCTTCTTGTGTCGCGAGACCGCGGGCGAATATGTGCTCATCGCGCCACCTCCGTTCCCCTGGAGGCATGCCGGCACGCTCTTCCTCGCCGTCTGCATCGTGGTGGCATTGGGGTCGTCGCTTCCCTTCGCGCGGTCCATCGCGAAACCCATCGAGCAAATCGTCGTCGTTGCGGGTTCGTTTGGCCGAGGCGATTTGTCCGCCCGGGCGAATGGCACGTTCTGCGGGGAGGTCGGCGACCTGGCACGGGCCTTCAACGACATGGCCCTGCGCATCGAGCAGCTCATTTGCGCCGAAAAGGAGCTCCTCGCCAACGTCTCTCACGAGCTTCGCACACCGCTCGCGAGAATTCGGGTCGTCCTGGAGACGGCCCAAGAAGCCCCCGCTCGCGCCCAGGAATTGCTCCATGAGATCGGACGGGATCTCGCGGAGCTCGAAGAGCTCGTCGAGAACGTCATGGCCTCCGCGCGAATGGACGTCGCCTCGACCGAGATGTCCAGCGCACGCTTGCCACTTCGGCTCGAACGCCGCGACCTATGCGCCATCGCCCACGAGAGTGCGCGGCGCTTTCGTCGAATGCACCCTCACCGTCAGCTGGAGCTGGAATCATCACGGGAGCCCGCGTGGGTACGCGCCGACGCCACCCTCATGCGGCGTGTGTTCGACAATATCTTGGAGAATGCATGCAAGTACTCGGACGTCGGCTCGCCCATCCTCATGCGGCTACATACCGATGCAGGGGCGGTTCGTGCCGAGGTCATGGACTCGGGGATCGGGATCGACGCAGAGGATCTCCCCCTCGTCTTCAACGCATTTTTCCGAAGCGATCGCAGTCGCAATCGCGAGACGGGCGGCGCAGGATTGGGGCTTTGCTTGGCCAAGCGCATCGTCGACGCCCACGGAGGCAGCATCGGAATCGACAGCGTTCCCGGAAGGGGGACGACGGTGAGGATTCTACTGAAACCGACGGATGACGTTTCCGCGTTCGCGTAG
- a CDS encoding response regulator transcription factor, with translation MAESMAALLVEDDFRLAFFTADYLRQHDVSITHVADGEAAVVEATRRSFDVVVLDLMLPKRDGMSVCRVIRNISDVPIVMVTARADEGDRVLGLESGADDYVVKPFSPRELLARMRAIVRRDRGALAPKSRIVRAGPLVLHPARRTATLGEKPLVLTTAEFDLLLAFAQHPARILSRDQLLRLAKGSDSDTFDRAIDVQISRLRQKLAAHPEGESLIRTIRGVGYMLEGGEPSC, from the coding sequence ATGGCCGAGTCCATGGCAGCACTGCTGGTCGAAGATGACTTTCGCCTGGCATTCTTCACGGCCGACTACCTACGGCAGCACGATGTGAGCATCACCCACGTGGCCGACGGGGAGGCCGCCGTGGTCGAGGCCACGCGACGCAGCTTCGACGTGGTCGTTCTCGATTTGATGCTGCCCAAGCGCGATGGAATGAGCGTTTGCCGCGTCATCCGCAACATATCGGATGTACCCATCGTGATGGTCACGGCACGCGCGGACGAGGGTGATCGCGTTCTGGGACTGGAGAGCGGCGCCGATGACTACGTCGTGAAGCCCTTTTCGCCGCGGGAGCTCCTCGCACGCATGCGCGCGATCGTACGGCGAGACCGCGGCGCATTGGCACCGAAATCGCGCATCGTTCGCGCCGGCCCACTGGTGCTGCACCCGGCGCGCCGCACGGCCACCCTCGGCGAAAAGCCGCTCGTGCTCACGACGGCGGAGTTCGACCTGTTGCTGGCGTTCGCTCAGCACCCGGCCCGCATCCTGTCGCGCGACCAACTGTTGCGGCTGGCCAAGGGCAGCGACTCCGACACGTTCGACAGGGCCATCGACGTGCAGATCTCACGGCTACGGCAAAAGCTGGCCGCGCACCCGGAGGGGGAATCGCTGATTCGCACGATCCGCGGCGTCGGCTACATGCTCGAAGGTGGCGAGCCCTCGTGCTGA